GCTGCTCGGCAACTGCACCGTGCTCGACGCCCGCGTGGTGACCGGCATGGGGCCCGTGACCGGGGCCGGGGTGTGGGTCCGCGGCGACCGGATCGCCGCCGTCGGGCCGTACGCCGAGGTGGCCGCCGAGGCGCGGACCGCCGGCCGGCTGACCGAGGTGGACCTCGACGGCGCGTACCTGACGCCCGGCCTGGTCAACATGCACACCCACTTCTCGTTGTCGCTGCCCGGCGCGGGCGGCGACAACGTCAAGGGGATGGGTCCGTACGACCTGGCCCACTACATGGCCGACGGGGCGCGGCGCACGCTGCACTCCGGCGTGACCACGGTGCGTTGCGTGGCGGAGAAGGACCACGCCGACTTCGCGTTGCGACGGGCGATCACCGCCGGCCGCACCCCGGGCCCGCGTATCCACACCGCCGGCCGGGCGCTCGTCTGCACCGGCGGGCACGGCCACGAGAGCAACGACACGCTTGAGTGCGACGGCCCGGTGGGGTTCCGCCAGGGTGTCCGCAGTCAGATCAAGGCCGGCGCCGACCTGATCAAGGTGATGATCTCGGGTGGCATCGCCGGCGAGCACGAGAGCATCCATACGCCGCAGCTCTTCGCCGACGAGATGACCGCGGTGATCGAGACCGCGCACGCGTGGGGCCGCAAGGTGACCGCGCACGCCGGGCCGGCCGAGGTGATCGGCGCAGCGGTGGAGCTGGGGCTGGACTGCGTGGAGCACGGCTACCAGCTCACCCCGCAGGTCGCGGCGCGGATGGCCGAGCGGGGCACCGCGCTCGTACCGACGCTGCTGGTGACCCGCTGCAAGGAGTTCTTCGACGAGCTGGGCGTGCCGGAGTGGATGCAGTGCCGTTCGCTCGGCGCCGGCCCCCGCCACCTGGAGAGCTTCGACCTGGCCGTCGCCGCCGGGGTGGAGGTGCTGCTCGGCAGCGACATGCCCCCGTTCTGGCAGTTCGAGGGCACCACCGCCTCGATCCGGGAGCTGGAGTTCATGGCCGAGCGGATCGGCGCCGCCCGGGCGCTGCACGCCGGCACGCTCGGCCCGATCCGGTGGCTCGGCGCGGAGTCCGACCTCGGCACGGTCGAGGCCGGCAAGCTGGCCGACCTGATCGCGACGGACGCCGACCCGCTTGCCGACACCTCGGCGTTCCGCGACGTGCGGTGGGTGATGAAGGGCGGGCAGATCGCCCGCGACGACCGCAACCAGGAGGAGACGCGATGACGTTCGCGGAGGCGGGCGCGGCGGAGATCGCCGCCGGCATCGATGACATGTACGCCGCGTTCCTCGCCGGGGACCGGGAGCGGTTCGACGCGCACCTGCATCCCGAGGTGACCACCTGGGAGACGCACCTGCCGGGGCCGCTGCGGACCCGAGCCGAACTGGACGACTACCGCGCGCGGCGGGACGCCGCGGGTCAGCGGCCCCGGCTGGCGGTGCTCGCCGCGCGGGACAAGCGCATCGACGTCTGGGGCGAATCCGGCGTCGCCAGGTACGTGCTGGTCTCGCAGCTCGGGCCGGACGACGAGCCGGAGCTGACCCGGGTCACCGACGTGGTGCGCCGGATCGACGGCCGCTGGGTGATCGTGCACCACCACGCCGAGCTGGTGCGGGACCCGGTGGGTGCGGCATGATCCGCCGACTGGTCGCGCGGCGCACCGGCGAGCCGGCGGACGTGCTGTCGGTCGCCGACCTGCCCGACGACCCGCCGCCCGGCCCCGGCGAGGTGCGGCTCGCCGTGCGGACGGTGGGCCTGAACTTCCTCGACGTGATGCTGTGCCGGGGTGAGTATCCGGTGCGGCCGGACCCGCCGATGACGCCAGGCGTGGAGGTGGCCGGGCGGGTCGTCGCCGCCGGCGCCGGGGCCGAGCACCTGCTGGGCCAGGAGGTGCTGGCGTGCCCGGCGCTGCCGCGCGGCGCGCTCGGCACCACGGTCACGGTGGACGCCGCCGTGGTGGTGCCGCGACCGTCCACCGTCGACCCGGTGACCGCGGCGGCGCTGCCGGTCACCTACCAGACGGCGTGGTTCGCGCTGGAACGAGCCGGCGTCACCGCCGGGCAGAGCGTCCTGGTGCACGCCGGCGCGGGCGGTGTCGGCATCGCCGCCACCCAGCTCGCGGTCGCGCGCGGCGCCCGGGTCCTCGCCACCGCCGGCGGTCCGGCCAAGACGGCGATCTGCCGCGACCACGGCGCCGAGGTGGCGATCGACTACACGGCCGGGGAGTTCGTGGCCGCCGTGCGGGAGGCCACCGCCGGCCGGGGCGTGGACGTCGTGGTGGACCCGGTGGGCGGCGACGTGTTCGCCCGTTCCTGGGACTGCCTCGCCTTCGAGGGTCGCCTCGTCGCGGTCGGCGCGGCCGGCGGCGCGCCGCCGGCCGTCGATCCGCTGCGGCTGATGGCGGCGAACGCGACGCTCGTCGGCCTCTCCTGGGGGTCGCAGTATCCGTGGCAGCGGCCGTCCGCGGTCGAGTCCGCCTACCAGGAGTTGTTCGACATGTGCGCCTCCGGCGCGGTCCGGCCGCCGGTCAGCCGCGTGGTGTCGCTGGACGAGGCGCCCGCGGCGCTCACCGAACTGGCCGAACGCCGGACCACCGGCAAGATCATCGTGCGGATCGACGAAGGGGAGGGGCCGTGAGCGACAACGCGGACGGCGACATGGAGATCTACGACCTGCGGGTGACAGTCGACCGGATCGAGGGCCGGTCGGTGTGCGGCATGGCCGTCGGCGACCACTTCGACCTGACCAACAGCGCCCACCTGCGGATCCCCGAGGGAAAGCACTTCTGCGTGTACGCGCTCGCGTCGGTGCTGCCCTTCCTCGCCGCGAAGCAGCGGGACCTGGCGCCGGGGGACTGGCTGGACCAGGATTCCCACTTCATCTGCCCCGACCCGGAGGAGCGGCTGGTCATGAAGGTGGAACGGACGTGCCGGCGACGAATGGACTCGGCGGAGCTGACGTGACCGTCGAGATCGGACTCGGCCTGCAGAGCGACAAGCCCGCCGGCGCCTACGCCCGGCTG
The genomic region above belongs to Micromonospora sp. WMMD1128 and contains:
- a CDS encoding zinc-binding dehydrogenase, which codes for MIRRLVARRTGEPADVLSVADLPDDPPPGPGEVRLAVRTVGLNFLDVMLCRGEYPVRPDPPMTPGVEVAGRVVAAGAGAEHLLGQEVLACPALPRGALGTTVTVDAAVVVPRPSTVDPVTAAALPVTYQTAWFALERAGVTAGQSVLVHAGAGGVGIAATQLAVARGARVLATAGGPAKTAICRDHGAEVAIDYTAGEFVAAVREATAGRGVDVVVDPVGGDVFARSWDCLAFEGRLVAVGAAGGAPPAVDPLRLMAANATLVGLSWGSQYPWQRPSAVESAYQELFDMCASGAVRPPVSRVVSLDEAPAALTELAERRTTGKIIVRIDEGEGP
- a CDS encoding amidohydrolase family protein translates to MSAAYSPEPSSLLLGNCTVLDARVVTGMGPVTGAGVWVRGDRIAAVGPYAEVAAEARTAGRLTEVDLDGAYLTPGLVNMHTHFSLSLPGAGGDNVKGMGPYDLAHYMADGARRTLHSGVTTVRCVAEKDHADFALRRAITAGRTPGPRIHTAGRALVCTGGHGHESNDTLECDGPVGFRQGVRSQIKAGADLIKVMISGGIAGEHESIHTPQLFADEMTAVIETAHAWGRKVTAHAGPAEVIGAAVELGLDCVEHGYQLTPQVAARMAERGTALVPTLLVTRCKEFFDELGVPEWMQCRSLGAGPRHLESFDLAVAAGVEVLLGSDMPPFWQFEGTTASIRELEFMAERIGAARALHAGTLGPIRWLGAESDLGTVEAGKLADLIATDADPLADTSAFRDVRWVMKGGQIARDDRNQEETR
- a CDS encoding TIGR04076 family protein, with product MSDNADGDMEIYDLRVTVDRIEGRSVCGMAVGDHFDLTNSAHLRIPEGKHFCVYALASVLPFLAAKQRDLAPGDWLDQDSHFICPDPEERLVMKVERTCRRRMDSAELT
- a CDS encoding nuclear transport factor 2 family protein, with the translated sequence MTFAEAGAAEIAAGIDDMYAAFLAGDRERFDAHLHPEVTTWETHLPGPLRTRAELDDYRARRDAAGQRPRLAVLAARDKRIDVWGESGVARYVLVSQLGPDDEPELTRVTDVVRRIDGRWVIVHHHAELVRDPVGAA